Proteins encoded in a region of the Phoenix dactylifera cultivar Barhee BC4 chromosome 3, palm_55x_up_171113_PBpolish2nd_filt_p, whole genome shotgun sequence genome:
- the LOC103714392 gene encoding regulatory-associated protein of TOR 1-like isoform X2, which translates to MALGDLMAARFSQSSASLSNHLDEFSGNREDGDAAGQRRDSEAAAAGAATTSMAYLPQIVVLCDFRHEGFEDCMPSGPSESGLVSKWRPKDRMKTEYVALVLCLNIGVDPPDVIKISPCARMECWIDPSSMAAPKALETIGKALHAQYERWLPRARYKRQLDPTVEEVKKLCTTCRKYARSERVLFHYNGHGVPKPTPNDGIWVFNKSYTQYIPLPISDLDSWLKTPSIYVFDCSAAGMIVNAFMERIEWNSSDASASSKDCILLAACEAHETLPQSSEFPADVFTSCLTTPIQMALRWFCSRSLLRDWLDHSLIDQIPGRQNDRKTLLGELNWIFTAVTDTIAWNVLPHDIFQRLFRQDLLVASLFRNFLLAERIMRAANCSPNSYPLLPSTHQHHMWDAWDMAAEICLSKLPQLIANPNAEFQPSPFFTEQLTAFEVWLDHGSEHKKPPEQLPIVLQVLLSQSHRFRALVLLGRFLDMGPWAVDLALSVGIFPYVLKLLQTNAMELRQILVFIWTKILSLDKSCQVDLVKDGGHAYFIKFLDSMDAYPEQRAMAAFVLAVIVDGHRRGQEACIHVNLIHVCLRHVQLASAPDAQTEPLLLQWLCLCLGKLWEDFPQAQVVGLQADAPAMIVPLLSEPQPEVRAAAVFALGTLLDVGSVPCGDGHGTDEDCEEDEKIKAELNIVKNLLQVVGDGSPLVRAEVAVALACFAFSHNKHLKSIAAEYWKPQSNYLLSSLPSLANINCSSTGYANPNQYMHSGSALSSHIGPVLRFGSDSIATARDGRISTSSPLASEGIMHGSPQSDDSSQHFDSGILIKENATNGVINCPRSRPLESAMYSQLILAMSAMAKDPSPQIANLGRRTLSIIGIEQVVTRTSRFSGGIYQVDSSAPSASPNLAGLARSSSWFDMNAGHLPKTFRTPPVSPPQNNFLTGSAGSSGGSERSLLPQSTIYNWSCGHFSRPLLTAADDNEEMMARSEERERIALNHIAKCQHSSMSKFYNPIVSLDAKFATGTKATLLLPFSPIVVAADENECIRVWNYEEGTTLNSFENHDLFDRGISRLCLVNELDDSLLLVASSDGNVRVWKDYTLKGKQKLVTAFSSVQGHRPGVRSMNAVVDWQQQSGYLYASGEASSIVLWDLDKEQLVSCIPSSSDSSISALSASQVHGGLFAAGFVNGSIRIFDIRTPEMPIYTARPHTQGVERVVEIGFQPGLDPDKIVSASQAGDIQFLDIRNQTDEAYVTIDAHRGSLTALAIHRHAPVIASGSAKPIVKVFSLEGEQLSIIRYSSTFMAQRTRSVSCLTFHPYRVLLAAGAADACVSIHADDSYQAR; encoded by the exons ATGAAGACGGAATATGTGGCACTTGTTTTATGTTTAAATATTGGTGTTGATCCACCAGATGTAATAAAAATCTCCCCTTGTGCGAGAATGGAGTGCTGGATAG ATCCTTCTTCTATGGCTGCTCCAAAGGCTCTTGAGACAATTGGAAAAGCCTTGCATGCTCAATATGAACGATGGCTACCTCGG GCTCGATACAAACGTCAACTTGATCCTACTGTGGAGGAAGTGAAGAAGCTTTGTACTACCTGCCGCAAATATGCTAGGTCAGAAAGAGTCTTATTTCACTATAATGGACATGGAGTACCAAAGCCTACACCTAATGATGGAATTTGGGTTTTTAATAAG AGTTATACACAATATATTCCATTGCCTATCAGCGACCTTGATTCTTGGTTGAAAACACCATcaatatatgtttttgattgcTCAGCTGCAGGGATGATTGTCAATGCTTTTATGGAG CGCATAGAGTGGAACTCTTCTGATGCATCTGCTTCATCAAAGGACTGCATTCTGCTTGCTGCCTGTGAAGCACATGAGACTCTTCCTCAGAGTTCTGAATTTCCTGCTGATGTGTTCACATCCTGTCTAACAACACCTATTCAAATGGCATTACGTTG GTTTTGTTCTCGCTCGTTACTTCGTGATTGGCTTGATCACTCTCTCATAGACCAGATTCCTGGTCGCCAAAATGATCGAAAAACACTTCTGGGGGAACTGAACTGGATTTTCACTGCTGTCACTGATACAATAGCATGGAATGTATTACCTCATG ATATTTTCCAGCGGCTATTTAGGCAAGACCTGCTAGTTGCTAGTCTCTTTCGGAATTTCTTACTTGCTGAGCGAATAATGCGAGCTGCAAATTGCTCTCCAAATTCATATCCATTGTTACCATCGACTCATCAGCATCATATGTG GGATGCATGGGATATGGCGGCCGAGATTTGTCTCTCTAAACTTCCACAATTAATTGCTAATCCAAATGCAGAGTTTCAG CCTAGCCCATTTTTCACAGAACAATTGACAGCTTTTGAAGTGTGGCTCGACCATGGCTCTGAACACAAGAAGCCGCCTGAGCAGTTGCCTATAGTTCTTCAG GTTTTGCTTAGCCAGTCTCATCGATTTCGTGCGCTGGTGCTTCTAGGAAGATTCCTTGATATGGGACCTTGGGCTGTGGATCTG GCCTTATCTGTCGGGATCTTTCCTTATGTGCTCAAACTATTACAAACAAATGCAATGGAATTGCGCCAAATTCTTGTTTTTATATGGACCAAGATACTTTCTCTTGATAAG TCTTGTCAGGTTGATCTGGTGAAAGATGGGGGCCATGcatatttcatcaaatttcttgACAGTATGGATGCTTACCCAGAACAGCGTGCCATGGCTGCTTTTGTTTTAGCAGTTATTGTGGATGGACACAGGCGGGGACAGGAAGCATGCATTCATGTAAACTTAATACATGTTTGCTTGAGACATGTCCAACTAGCAAGTGCACCTGATGCACAGACTGAGCCTTTACTTCTTCAGTGGCTTTGTCTCTGCTTGGGAAAACTCTGGGAAGATTTTCCACAAGCACAGGTAGTAGGTCTTCAAGCAGATGCACCTGCAATGATTGTACCTTTGTTGTCGGAGCCTCAACCTGAG GTTAGAGCTGCGGCTGTCTTTGCACTGGGCACTCTTCTTGATGTTGGATCTGTTCCATGTGGAGATGGTCATGGAACTGATGAGGATTGTGAAGAAGATGAAAAAATCAAGGCTGAGCTAAATATTGTCAAAAACCTTCTACAagttgttggagatggaagccCACTTGTCAGGGCGGAGGTTGCTGTAG CCCTTGCCTGCTTTGCCTTCAGCCACAACAAGCACCTGAAGTCAATTGCTGCTGAATACTGGAAGCCTCAATCTAATTATCTATTGAGCTCATTGCCATCTTTGGCTAATATTAATTGTTCAAGTACTGGATATGCAAACCCAAACCAGTATATGCACTCAGGAAGTGCCCTTTCCTCCCATATTGGCCCGGTTCTGAGATTTGGCAGTGACAGCATAGCTACTGCTCGAGATGGAAGGATATCCACAAGTAGCCCACTTGCATCTGAAGGGATAATGCATGGTTCTCCACAATCAGACGATTCTTCTCAGCATTTCGATTCTGGCATActtataaaagaaaatgctaCTAATGGGGTCATCAACTGTCCTAGGTCAAGGCCTCTTGAAAGTGCAATGTATTCACAGCTTATTTTAGCTATGTCTGCTATGGCTAAAGATCCATCTCCTCAAATTGCAAACCTTGGTCGAAGAACACTCTCTATTATTGGTATTGAGCAAGTGGTTACAAGGACATCAAGGTTTAGTGGAGGTATATACCAAGTTGATTCGTCTGCGCCATCTGCATCTCCTAATCTTGCTGGATTGGCACGATCATCTTCATGGTTTGACATGAATGCTG GCCATTTGCCCAAGACATTTAGAACACCTCCGGTTAGCCCCCCGCAGAACAATTTCCTCACAG GTTCTGCTGGATCTTCTGGAGGTTCTGAACGCAGCTTACTTCCACAGTCAACTATTTACAACTGGAGCTGTGGTCATTTTTCAAGGCCACTTCTTACTGCTGCTGATGACAATGAGGAAATGATGGCTAGAAGTGAGGAAAGGGAAAGAATTGCCCTGAATCACATAGCCAAGTGTCAGCATTCTT CTATGAGCAAATTTTATAATCCAATTGTTAGTTTGGATGCAAAGTTTGCAACGGGTACAAAGGCCACATTGCTGCTACCCTTTTCTCCTATTGTAGTTGCTGCAGATGAGAATGAATGTATCAG GGTATGGAACTACGAGGAAGGTACAACTTTGAACAGCTTCGAGAATCATGATTTATTCGACAGAGGAATTTCTAGGCTCTGCCTTGTGAACGAACTTGATGACAGCTTGCTCCTTGTTGCTTCAA GTGATGGAAATGTCCGTGTATGGAAAGATTATACCCTAAAGGGCAAACAGAAACTTGTAACAGCATTTTCTTCAGTTCAAGGCCATAGACCTGGTGTTCGCAGTATGAATGCAGTTGTGGACTGGCAACAGCAGTCTGGCTACCTG TATGCTTCTGGTGAAGCATCATCTATTGTGCTTTGGGATCTGGACAAAGAGCAACTTGTTAGCTGCATTCCATCATCATCAGACAGCAGCATATCGGCACTG TCTGCTTCTCAAGTTCATGGGGGTCTGTTTGCAGCTGGTTTTGTGAACGGTTCTATCAGGATATTTGATATTCGTACTCCTGAGAT GCCCATTTATACAGCAAGGCCACATACTCAAGGAGTGGAAAGAGTTGTTGAGATTGGCTTTCAGCCTGGTCTTGACCCAGACAAG ATTGTCAGTGCATCTCAAGCAGGAGACATTCAGTTTCTGGATATAAGAAATCAGACTGATGAGGCATATGTCACCATTGACGCCCACCGGGGCTCTCTTACCGCCTTGGCCATTCATCGCCATGCCCCAGTTATCGCAAGTGGCTCGGCCAAGCCGATTGTGAAAGTTTTCAGCCTAGAAGGGGAGCAGCTGAGCATTATCAGATATTCCTCGACTTTCATGGCTCAGAGAACAAGGTCTGTTAGCTGCCTGACTTTTCATCCCTACAGAGTACTCCTTGCAGCTGGTGCTGCTGATGCCTGCGTATCCATCCATGCAGATGACAGCTACCAAGCAAGATGA
- the LOC103714392 gene encoding regulatory-associated protein of TOR 1-like isoform X3 produces MALGDLMAARFSQSSASLSNHLDEFSGNREDGDAAGQRRDSEAAAAGAATTSMAYLPQIVVLCDFRHEGFEDCMPSGPSESGLVSKWRPKDRMKTEYVALVLCLNIGVDPPDVIKISPCARMECWIDPSSMAAPKALETIGKALHAQYERWLPRARYKRQLDPTVEEVKKLCTTCRKYARSERVLFHYNGHGVPKPTPNDGIWVFNKSYTQYIPLPISDLDSWLKTPSIYVFDCSAAGMIVNAFMERIEWNSSDASASSKDCILLAACEAHETLPQSSEFPADVFTSCLTTPIQMALRWFCSRSLLRDWLDHSLIDQIPGRQNDRKTLLGELNWIFTAVTDTIAWNVLPHDIFQRLFRQDLLVASLFRNFLLAERIMRAANCSPNSYPLLPSTHQHHMWDAWDMAAEICLSKLPQLIANPNAEFQPSPFFTEQLTAFEVWLDHGSEHKKPPEQLPIVLQVLLSQSHRFRALVLLGRFLDMGPWAVDLALSVGIFPYVLKLLQTNAMELRQILVFIWTKILSLDKSCQVDLVKDGGHAYFIKFLDSMDAYPEQRAMAAFVLAVIVDGHRRGQEACIHVNLIHVCLRHVQLASAPDAQTEPLLLQWLCLCLGKLWEDFPQAQVVGLQADAPAMIVPLLSEPQPEVRAAAVFALGTLLDVGSVPCGDGHGTDEDCEEDEKIKAELNIVKNLLQVVGDGSPLVRAEVAVALACFAFSHNKHLKSIAAEYWKPQSNYLLSSLPSLANINCSSTGYANPNQYMHSGSALSSHIGPVLRFGSDSIATARDGRISTSSPLASEGIMHGSPQSDDSSQHFDSGILIKENATNGVINCPRSRPLESAMYSQLILAMSAMAKDPSPQIANLGRRTLSIIGIEQVVTRTSRFSGGIYQVDSSAPSASPNLAGLARSSSWFDMNAGHLPKTFRTPPVSPPQNNFLTGLRRVCSLEFRPHQLNSLETGLADPILGSAGSSGGSERSLLPQSTIYNWSCGHFSRPLLTAADDNEEMMARSEERERIALNHIAKCQHSSMSKFYNPIVSLDAKFATGTKATLLLPFSPIVVAADENECIRVWNYEEGTTLNSFENHDLFDRGISRLCLVNELDDSLLLVASSDGNVRVWKDYTLKGKQKLVTAFSSVQGHRPGVRSMNAVVDWQQQSGYLYASGEASSIVLWDLDKEQLVSCIPSSSDSSISALSASQVHGGLFAAGFVNGSIRIFDIRTPEMPIYTARPHTQGVERVVEIGFQPGLDPDKIVSASQAGDIQFLDIRNQTDEAYVTIDAHRGSLTALAIHRHAPVIASGSAKPIVKVFSLEGEQLSIIRYSSTFMAQRTR; encoded by the exons ATGAAGACGGAATATGTGGCACTTGTTTTATGTTTAAATATTGGTGTTGATCCACCAGATGTAATAAAAATCTCCCCTTGTGCGAGAATGGAGTGCTGGATAG ATCCTTCTTCTATGGCTGCTCCAAAGGCTCTTGAGACAATTGGAAAAGCCTTGCATGCTCAATATGAACGATGGCTACCTCGG GCTCGATACAAACGTCAACTTGATCCTACTGTGGAGGAAGTGAAGAAGCTTTGTACTACCTGCCGCAAATATGCTAGGTCAGAAAGAGTCTTATTTCACTATAATGGACATGGAGTACCAAAGCCTACACCTAATGATGGAATTTGGGTTTTTAATAAG AGTTATACACAATATATTCCATTGCCTATCAGCGACCTTGATTCTTGGTTGAAAACACCATcaatatatgtttttgattgcTCAGCTGCAGGGATGATTGTCAATGCTTTTATGGAG CGCATAGAGTGGAACTCTTCTGATGCATCTGCTTCATCAAAGGACTGCATTCTGCTTGCTGCCTGTGAAGCACATGAGACTCTTCCTCAGAGTTCTGAATTTCCTGCTGATGTGTTCACATCCTGTCTAACAACACCTATTCAAATGGCATTACGTTG GTTTTGTTCTCGCTCGTTACTTCGTGATTGGCTTGATCACTCTCTCATAGACCAGATTCCTGGTCGCCAAAATGATCGAAAAACACTTCTGGGGGAACTGAACTGGATTTTCACTGCTGTCACTGATACAATAGCATGGAATGTATTACCTCATG ATATTTTCCAGCGGCTATTTAGGCAAGACCTGCTAGTTGCTAGTCTCTTTCGGAATTTCTTACTTGCTGAGCGAATAATGCGAGCTGCAAATTGCTCTCCAAATTCATATCCATTGTTACCATCGACTCATCAGCATCATATGTG GGATGCATGGGATATGGCGGCCGAGATTTGTCTCTCTAAACTTCCACAATTAATTGCTAATCCAAATGCAGAGTTTCAG CCTAGCCCATTTTTCACAGAACAATTGACAGCTTTTGAAGTGTGGCTCGACCATGGCTCTGAACACAAGAAGCCGCCTGAGCAGTTGCCTATAGTTCTTCAG GTTTTGCTTAGCCAGTCTCATCGATTTCGTGCGCTGGTGCTTCTAGGAAGATTCCTTGATATGGGACCTTGGGCTGTGGATCTG GCCTTATCTGTCGGGATCTTTCCTTATGTGCTCAAACTATTACAAACAAATGCAATGGAATTGCGCCAAATTCTTGTTTTTATATGGACCAAGATACTTTCTCTTGATAAG TCTTGTCAGGTTGATCTGGTGAAAGATGGGGGCCATGcatatttcatcaaatttcttgACAGTATGGATGCTTACCCAGAACAGCGTGCCATGGCTGCTTTTGTTTTAGCAGTTATTGTGGATGGACACAGGCGGGGACAGGAAGCATGCATTCATGTAAACTTAATACATGTTTGCTTGAGACATGTCCAACTAGCAAGTGCACCTGATGCACAGACTGAGCCTTTACTTCTTCAGTGGCTTTGTCTCTGCTTGGGAAAACTCTGGGAAGATTTTCCACAAGCACAGGTAGTAGGTCTTCAAGCAGATGCACCTGCAATGATTGTACCTTTGTTGTCGGAGCCTCAACCTGAG GTTAGAGCTGCGGCTGTCTTTGCACTGGGCACTCTTCTTGATGTTGGATCTGTTCCATGTGGAGATGGTCATGGAACTGATGAGGATTGTGAAGAAGATGAAAAAATCAAGGCTGAGCTAAATATTGTCAAAAACCTTCTACAagttgttggagatggaagccCACTTGTCAGGGCGGAGGTTGCTGTAG CCCTTGCCTGCTTTGCCTTCAGCCACAACAAGCACCTGAAGTCAATTGCTGCTGAATACTGGAAGCCTCAATCTAATTATCTATTGAGCTCATTGCCATCTTTGGCTAATATTAATTGTTCAAGTACTGGATATGCAAACCCAAACCAGTATATGCACTCAGGAAGTGCCCTTTCCTCCCATATTGGCCCGGTTCTGAGATTTGGCAGTGACAGCATAGCTACTGCTCGAGATGGAAGGATATCCACAAGTAGCCCACTTGCATCTGAAGGGATAATGCATGGTTCTCCACAATCAGACGATTCTTCTCAGCATTTCGATTCTGGCATActtataaaagaaaatgctaCTAATGGGGTCATCAACTGTCCTAGGTCAAGGCCTCTTGAAAGTGCAATGTATTCACAGCTTATTTTAGCTATGTCTGCTATGGCTAAAGATCCATCTCCTCAAATTGCAAACCTTGGTCGAAGAACACTCTCTATTATTGGTATTGAGCAAGTGGTTACAAGGACATCAAGGTTTAGTGGAGGTATATACCAAGTTGATTCGTCTGCGCCATCTGCATCTCCTAATCTTGCTGGATTGGCACGATCATCTTCATGGTTTGACATGAATGCTG GCCATTTGCCCAAGACATTTAGAACACCTCCGGTTAGCCCCCCGCAGAACAATTTCCTCACAGGTTTGCGACGTGTGTGCTCTCTAGAGTTCAGGCCTCACCAATTAAATTCTCTAGAAACTGGACTAGCTGATCCAATTTTAGGTTCTGCTGGATCTTCTGGAGGTTCTGAACGCAGCTTACTTCCACAGTCAACTATTTACAACTGGAGCTGTGGTCATTTTTCAAGGCCACTTCTTACTGCTGCTGATGACAATGAGGAAATGATGGCTAGAAGTGAGGAAAGGGAAAGAATTGCCCTGAATCACATAGCCAAGTGTCAGCATTCTT CTATGAGCAAATTTTATAATCCAATTGTTAGTTTGGATGCAAAGTTTGCAACGGGTACAAAGGCCACATTGCTGCTACCCTTTTCTCCTATTGTAGTTGCTGCAGATGAGAATGAATGTATCAG GGTATGGAACTACGAGGAAGGTACAACTTTGAACAGCTTCGAGAATCATGATTTATTCGACAGAGGAATTTCTAGGCTCTGCCTTGTGAACGAACTTGATGACAGCTTGCTCCTTGTTGCTTCAA GTGATGGAAATGTCCGTGTATGGAAAGATTATACCCTAAAGGGCAAACAGAAACTTGTAACAGCATTTTCTTCAGTTCAAGGCCATAGACCTGGTGTTCGCAGTATGAATGCAGTTGTGGACTGGCAACAGCAGTCTGGCTACCTG TATGCTTCTGGTGAAGCATCATCTATTGTGCTTTGGGATCTGGACAAAGAGCAACTTGTTAGCTGCATTCCATCATCATCAGACAGCAGCATATCGGCACTG TCTGCTTCTCAAGTTCATGGGGGTCTGTTTGCAGCTGGTTTTGTGAACGGTTCTATCAGGATATTTGATATTCGTACTCCTGAGAT GCCCATTTATACAGCAAGGCCACATACTCAAGGAGTGGAAAGAGTTGTTGAGATTGGCTTTCAGCCTGGTCTTGACCCAGACAAG ATTGTCAGTGCATCTCAAGCAGGAGACATTCAGTTTCTGGATATAAGAAATCAGACTGATGAGGCATATGTCACCATTGACGCCCACCGGGGCTCTCTTACCGCCTTGGCCATTCATCGCCATGCCCCAGTTATCGCAAGTGGCTCGGCCAAGCCGATTGTGAAAGTTTTCAGCCTAGAAGGGGAGCAGCTGAGCATTATCAGATATTCCTCGACTTTCATGGCTCAGAGAACAAG ATGA